The DNA segment ttatccatcataatggaACAACCATAAGTTTTTCATTGCACCTTATGCTCCTCGACAATCTTGTTTGTCTTCTCCACCTCCTTTTTTAGACAAGGAACTCTTACTTCGTGATAGGTAGGGGCTTCATTCCTGGGCCATATTGGCCTACAACCTTAATGAATTCACCAAACTATCGGTGTAATTTACACAATTAGAAGGGAGCCCCGCATCATACATCCACCTAGCAAAAGTATCTACAGCGCGCTCCCTTAAACTCTTCCTACAAGAATTTAAGTCAACATCTTcaccttttctcttttcatttggTTTTTGCGAGAAATAAAGATTAAGAGGACCTTTCACATTGCTACCGGTGGATGATCCACTTCCACTTGTTGAATTCTTTCTTTGAGATTTTGAGGGAGGTGGCCTCATTGATATATCATTGACTTCAAGGTCATCCTCATCCATTTGACTATCTTCGTCAAAAAGATTAATCATAGATGCTCCATGGCTCATTGGAttttttatctcattttttttcGCAACATACTCTCTAATTTCATCCTTAACAGAATCCGGAACCTGTGAACATTCTTTGACATCTCTAAAACCACCAATTAGATGTCTCTTGTGACGATGTATTCCACCGTTATATATATTTTGACAAAAGATACATTGCACTTTTGTGCTACTGCCAATTGCAACTCCATACGCCTAAGCTGAATCTTTTTTTTGGCTTGATGCCATTGAATAATAAGATTGAATTTACTacaatcaacaaaaaaaaatgcaGAACTGTTAAAAAATGGCATAACAGTGAACAGAGAAAACAGAGCACATAGTGAACAGCAGAAAATGGAAAAATAGGAGAGGAGAAAACACAAAACAGGGCagaacaagaacaaagaaataagaactgaaaaagaagagaaaatcagaAGAGCACATGTTTGAgaacaaccaaaaaaaaatgcAGAACAGTGAACAGAGCACATACGAACAAcagaaaatggaaaaaaggaGAAGAGAAAACAGGGCAGAACAAGAACAGAGAAATAAGAactgaaaaaatagaaaagaagaagaaaaagagaagaagagaaaatcagAAGAGCAGAAGTAGAAGGCAGTCGTCgcagaagaaaagaagagaagagaagagaagagaagaaagaacTGATGGAGAAGAAGAGAACTAGAGAAGAAGAGAAACTTACCTGAAGAGCAGAAGTCGAAGGCAGTCGTCGCTTGCAGTAGAGAAGCAGATGTTTGGAAGAAGTGTGCGTAACAACTGATGTTTGGAAgaagcaatttttaaaaaaaaaaccctaGTCAGCCGATGGAATCGCTTAAGCGTGCTTTTGTCGCTTGTTTTCATCGCCTCGCTTTTCACTTTTTAAGGTGAAGCGTGCACTTATTTAACTGCGTCGCGCTTTAGGGCAGAAAAGCATAGCCCCCTCGCCTCGCTTCTGCGCTTTAAGCGAGAAGCGTGCGCTTTTAATAACACTGGGGCGGTGGAGCTGAGGTTGGGGAGGATTGTGGATATCTCTGAGAACCAATTTGGATTTATGCCAagtcgttcgactacagaagctattTATCTTGCTAGGAGGTTGATGGAACAATATAGGGAGAGGAAGAGGGATTTACATGTTCATCGACTTAAAGAAGACTTACGATAAAGCAGTGTTTTGGATAGCGTGCGGCGACAAATAGCGACGAGGGCCCGCTTCACTGAGGCGAGAGGCGCGCAGCGAAGCGCTCGCTTTTTGATGTGAAGCGacaatttatacaaaaacataaaatattatatacatataactaaaaactcaataacaataatatattaataaatatatcatTCAAAAATTAAAGACTCAATAGATAGTCATAGACTCATAGTAGATTCATAAACTAAAGTCTAATAGTCTAAAACAAGCAACGTCTATTCTTCTTCaagattttcaaattctacaacttCATGAATGTTAGCATTATATTGgctatcatcttcttcatcctcggAGTTTTCATCAATTAGGGACCGGCTTGAACTTGCTACTCCCTTTCCCTTGTAACTTGAAGAACTCCCTCTAAGACCATAGATATTCTCCTCAACTCCAACCGCCATAGAAACAGTACCCCAATCAAGATCATCTCCTTCATACACTTGTTCATCTTCATGATTTTGGGGGGCTCCAGTTAACCATTCATTTGCCTCGTCAATGTTGTCCAACAAAATTGGATCAATGGTATCGCGAGCTTCATAACATCGCCTCAATGCTCTATTGTATTTAATATACACTAGATCATTGAGACGCGATAGCTCAAGCCTATTCCTTTTCTTGGAGTGAATCTGCGCATAagttgtttagattaattaatcgatactaataataatacaatataaaatatattaatataataaatctACTTCTTACATGCTCAAATACGCTCCAATTTCTCTCGCATCCAGATGCACTACAAGTTAGGCTTAGTACTTTGATGGCAAACTTTTGCAAGTTTGGAGTTTGATGTCCAAATTGCTTCCACCATTCaactatagaaaaatattttaaaagttaataagtataaatcaaataaattaatttaaagttatAAGGATATCTATATTAAAGTTAGTTACCTGGCGACCTTATGTCTCTGGCTCTAATGGCCGCTTGTAAACCAAATAGGCCCTCTGCTTGTGAGTACCTACCAAACTCCTCCCCTATTTGATCTATCGTCGTTGAATTAGGGACCAACTTCTCAAGACATGCATGGTATCCAATCCACACCTCTGAAGCCAAAGTTTCATCTCTAGTGTTCTTGTAAAATAATCCCGGGTTCAGAAGATGGCCTGCTGCATGCAAAGGTCGATGGAGTTGATTCTCCCACCTGATATCAATTATCTCaaaaactttctcatattttctAACATCTCCCTCAAATGACGCTGCAGTAGTCTCTTTGGCTCTATCCATAGCCTCATAAAGATAGCCCATTGGTGGTTTTCTCTCCCCATCCACCATACGAAGTACCTTAATCAAAGGACCACCAACTTTAAGAGCCCGAACGACGTCATTCCAGAATGATGGAGAAATAAAAACTTTGGCAGTTTCTTTTCCCGCAACTTCCTTTGCATATCTATTATCTTTCCATTCATTTGAAAGAACTAGCTTtctcaattttttcttttgcaaGTAAAAACTATGCAAAGTTAAGAAAGCCGTTGCAAATCTAGTCTTGGCCGGTCTCACCAAATTTCTTTCATTTGTGAATTTCCtcatcaaattcaacaacaacggCCTCTGACTGATGTAAGAATATACCCTGACGGCCTTAGTGAAAACTGtaaaagtaacaataataattttATAGTTAATACTTAATAGGATAGGACATAAGTATAAATAACTATATTAAAGTTACCTGAAGCATATGGGTTTTCCTTGAATATGTCACCAAACATCAAGTTGATACAATGGGCAGCACATGGAGTCCAATAAATGTGTGGATACATAGCTTCCATCATCCTACCCGCACTAACATTCTCACTAGCATTATCTGTAACAATTTGTACAACATTTTCCTTTCCAATTTTATCAATAGTCTTTCTAAACAAGCTGTACATTTTGCTTCCATCCGTAGAAGAGTTGCTAGCATCGTGAGATTCAAGAAAAACACTCCCTCTTGGAGAGTTCACCAACAcatttatgatcatttttccattccGTGCTGTccatttatccatcataatggaacatccaaacttgttccattcCACTTTATGCTCCTCAATAATTTGGTCTATCTTCTTCACCTCTTTTTTAAGATGAGTTACTCTAACTTCATGATAGCTAGGAGGCTTCATTCCTGGGCCATATTGTCCTACAGCTTCAATGAATTTATCAAAAGTTTTGTAGTTAACACAGTTGAAAGGAAGCCCTGCATCATACATCCATGCTGCAAAGGCACTTACGGCGCGGTctctcaaaatcttcttggctTCTAAACCTAGACCTTCTTCAccttttcccttttcttgttGTTTTGCCGAGAAATAAAGATTGAGAGGACCTTTTGTCACTGTACGTGCCGTCGTGGATGACCCACTAGAACTATTTGAAGATATCTTATGAGTTTTTTGGGGGGAGGTCTCATTTCACCATCTTcatccatttcatcatcttcatcaattaGATTCACCGATGCTTCAAAATTCATTTGAGTTCTTGTCACATTTTTCTTATCAACAAACGCTTTTACTTCCTCCCTAACCTCGGGCGGACAAAGGGGACATTGTACTACATTTTTAAATCCACCTATCAAATGTTGCTTGTGACGAGTTATCCCACCATTATATGTTTTTTCACAAAATACACATTTAATTGCGGATCTTGATGAGCCTTGTATAGCATAATTCCAAGCTATATCATTTCGTTTATTACTATCGGATGACATTTCAACGCTgttttattgaaaaaaaaattatcaagtcAATATGCAATTAATTCTACTCTATAAGAGACTATAAGtcaataattgaaaaaaaaaaaaaggggccTGAAAGAAACAGAAAGTTTGTTAAGAGAAGAAGCAACCTCTGTTATTTTGCAAAAACAGGGCTTCGAAACAACCTCTGTAATTTTGCAAAAACAGAGCTTCAAAACCTCTGTTATTTTgccaaaacagaaccaaaaaaaaTAGAGCACAAAAACAGACCTCTCTTTCTGTTAAGAGAAGAAGAAACCTATGTATTTTGCTCGAAAAATAGAGCAGAAAACAGAACTCTGTTTCTGTTCTTTTCGACAAAAAAACagaggaaaaaaaatagaaagaagaagaagaagaagaagaagaagaagaaggagaaaggagaaaggagaaagaagaaagaagaaagaaaaaagaagaaagaagaaaggagaagaagaaacctCTGTATTTTGCTCGAAAAATAGAGCAGAAAACAGACCTCTGTTTCTGTTCTTTTCGACAAAAAACagaggaaaaaaaatagaaagaagaagaagaagaagaaagaagaaagaaaaaagaagaaagaagaaaggagaagaagcatACCTGGACTTTCAATGGCTGGAACCTCAAGCTTCTGAAAGAAGAAGACGATGGCTCGCGAGTTCAGAACGTCAAAGTCTCAAAGAAGCTCTGTTGTTTTGTTCAAGTTGAAGAAGATATGTTGTCAAGCCCTAATCACGACCCTTTTTGTTGAGtctttgctttttttctttttcttttttaaaaaaaacaaaaggcgACGCTATGGTCGCTTCTCGCGACACTGTCGCCTCTCGCCACGCAGGCAAAGGCGAGCGCTATTTCGAAACGCAACGCAACAGAGGCTCTGTGGCGACACTGTCTCGCCTCGCCTCGCCTCACGCTATTAGCGCTGAGGCGAGCGCTATTTATAACAATCGGATAAAGTGCCAAGGGAGGttctgtggagatgtttggaggctagaggtgttccTGTTGCTTACATTAGGGTTATTAAGGACATGTATGGTGGAGCTAAGACTCGAGTGAGGACCGTAGGAGGGGACTCGGAACACTTCccagttatgatggggttgcatcaggggtcagtcctcagcccatttctatttgtCTTGGCAATCGACGCGCTGACGCGCCATATTCAGGGAGGTGTCGTGGTGCAtattatttgcagatgacattGTTCTGATTGACGAGACCCGAGGTGGTGTTAATGGGTGGTTAGAGATCTGAAGGCAGACCCTgaagtctaaaggtttcaagttgagcaggaccaagacatagtacttggagtgcaagttcagtgggACGACTCAGGGTGTTGACGGAGAAGtaaggcttgactctcaagtcatccctaggaGAAAGAGTTTTAAATATCTTGGGTCAGTTATACAAGGGAATTGAGTGATCGACGAGGATGTTACTTATCATATTGGGGcgagatggatgaaatggaggctcgcttcaggtgttttgtgtgataagaatgtgccacataaacttaaaggtaagttttataaagcggtggtcagaccgactatgttatatggggctgagtgttggtcAGTCAAGAATTCCcatgtccaaaagatgaaggtgactgaaatgaggatgttgagatgaatGTGCGGGCATACCAGGCTGGATAGAATtagaaatgaagttattcgggataaGATGGGCGTGGCCTctgtggaggataagatgcgggaggcgagacttagatggttcggacatgtgaaTAGGAGAGACGCAGATGCATctgtgaggaggtgtgagaggttggtcCTGGAGGGCctaaggagaggtagaggtaggccgacGAGTATTGagaagaggtgattaggcaagatatgACGTTGCTccagctcactgaggacatgaccggggataggaaggtgtggaggttgagAATAAAGGTAACGGGTTAGAATAGGTCGCATAGCGTTGTCCTTGTCTATAACAGTAGCTTTAGTACATGAGTTAGCGTTAGTTATATATTTTCGTATTTCTTGATTTATGTGATTACTTGTCGTTGCTTTCGTTTCGGCCTTATGATTACAATACTTAGTTTTAGTTTTGtatctttgtatttttttcttgttttagaaTTGGTGTGATTGCTGCTGcccttccttttatctttcctaagttgagggtctttcagaaacaacctctctgcctttttgaaggtaggggtaaggtctgcgtacatactacc comes from the Nicotiana tabacum cultivar K326 chromosome 14, ASM71507v2, whole genome shotgun sequence genome and includes:
- the LOC142161676 gene encoding uncharacterized protein LOC142161676, encoding MYDAGLPFNCVNYKTFDKFIEAVGQYGPGMKPPSYHEVRVTHLKKEVKKIDQIIEEHKVEWNKFGCSIMMDKWTARNGKMIINVLVNSPRGSVFLESHDASNSSTDGSKMYSLFRKTIDKIGKENVVQIVTDNASENVSAGRMMEAMYPHIYWTPCAAHCINLMFGDIFKENPYASVFTKAVRVYSYISQRPLLLNLMRKFTNERNLVRPAKTRFATAFLTLHSFYLQKKKLRKLVLSNEWKDNRYAKEVAGKETAKVFISPSFWNDVVRALKVGGPLIKVLRMVDGERKPPMGYLYEAMDRAKETTAASFEGDVRKYEKVFEIIDIRWENQLHRPLHAAGHLLNPGLFYKNTRDETLASEVWIGYHACLEKLVPNSTTIDQIGEEFGRYSQAEGLFGLQAAIRARDIRSPVEWWKQFGHQTPNLQKFAIKVLSLTCSASGCERNWSVFEHIHSKKRNRLELSRLNDLVYIKYNRALRRCYEARDTIDPILLDNIDEANEWLTGAPQNHEDEQVYEGDDLDWGTVSMAVGVEENIYGLRGSSSSYKGKGVASSSRSLIDENSEDEEDDSQYNANIHEVVEFENLEEE